In Arachis stenosperma cultivar V10309 chromosome 1, arast.V10309.gnm1.PFL2, whole genome shotgun sequence, one DNA window encodes the following:
- the LOC130943818 gene encoding la-related protein 1B, with protein sequence MAMTGAGAPSNHSPNLTVVGTGGVGSSAWSHVVAAAAAPPTQPLVEAPAVSVNSVPPEEPGREGFDNGGNNGAGGAGRRPAWSKPSSGGGGSSSSEVMDADSWPALVESARATAKSPALSETAAKGPVPELQNTGSSVPSSPQRQVKDNAGMSNAVPTHQRTFRRNNSNTSSNGGHPQQHSGPQGSVTASGPQHHGSRTGFGSSDHPQQRNDHPQRNSFRNRNGGPHPRGDGAHHHNYGGRRDQGHGHQDWNAHRNFNGRDNYMSPRFGPRMVQAPPPPPPNHFYAAPPQMRPFGGMGYSEPPLQQMVYMPSPHLDSLRGVSYIPPIPPNLMYYQPPDPHLYTKIVNQIDYYFSNDNLIKDLYLRQNMDDQGWVPISLIAGFKKVMQLTDNIQVVLDAVRTSSVLEVNGDKIRRRNDWARWLIPPNIMSSQTVGRLAEQIQGIALESTNNDSAQGLDALQNRPFGELNSQLLPSTSDGGQAGIQVSNHSISAQN encoded by the exons ATGGCCATGACCGGTGCAGGTGCTCCTTCCAATCATTCACCGAATCTCACCGTCGTTGGAACTGGAGGCGTTGGTTCCTCTGCGTGGAGCCACGTCGTCGCCGCCGCCGCCGCTCCTCCTACGCAGCCGCTCGTTGAGGCTCCAGCTGTTTCTGTGAATTCTGTGCCGCCGGAGGAGCCTGGTCGTGAGGGATTTGACAACGGCGGGAACAATGGCGCCGGTGGAGCCGGGAGGAGGCCTGCTTGGAGCAAACCCTCGAGCGGCGGTGGTGGCTCTTCTTCGTCGGAGGTCATGGATGCAGATTCTTGGCCGGCGTTGGTGGAGTCAGCCAGGGCTACGGCGAAATCTCCCGCGCTATCGGAGACTGCTGCGAAGGGCCCTGTGCCGGAATTGCAG AATACTGGGAGCTCTGTTCCTTCTTCTCCACAGAGGCAAGTAAAGGACAATGCAGGCATGAGCAATGCAGTGCCGACTCACCAAAGGACATTTAGAAGGAACAACTCAAATACCTCCTCTAATGGAGGCCACCCACAGCAACATTCTGGTCCTCAAGGTTCGGTCACTGCATCAGGGCCCCAACACCATGGCTCTAGGACTGGATTTGGGTCTAGTGACCACCCTCAGCAGCGTAATGACCATCCTCAGCGTAATTCGTTTAGAAACCGGAATGGTGGTCCACATCCTCGTGGAGATGGGGCTCACCATCATAATTATGGTGGCAGACGTGATCAGGGACATGGGCATCAGGACTGGAATGCTCATCGAAACTTCAATGGCAGAGACAATTATATGTCACCGAGATTTGGTCCGAGGATGGTGCAAGCTCCGCCACCACCTCCTCCTAATCACTTCTATGCTGCACCCCCACAGATGAGGCCTTTTGGGGGCATGGGGTATTCTG AACCACCTCTTCAGCAGATGGTGTACATGCCATCTCCACACCTGGATTCACTAAGAGGTGTTTCTTATATTCCTCCAATACCACCAAATTTGATGTATTATCAACCTCCTGATCCGCACTTGTATACAAAGATAGTGAACCAGATTGATTATTATTTCAG TAATGACAATTTGATCAAAGATCTGTACTTGCGGCAGAACATGGATGATCAGGGGTGGGTTCCTATAAGCTTGATAGCAGGCTTCAAGAAA GTTATGCAGCTGACTGATAACATCCAGGTTGTGTTGGATGCTGTTCGAACTTCATCCGTCCTTGAAGTGAAT GGCGACAAGATAAGGAGGCGAAATGATTGGGCCAGATGGCTCATTCCCCCTAATATCATGAGTTCTCAGACTGTTGGAAGGTTGGCAGAACAGATTCAAGGCATTGCGCTAGAGTCAACTAACAATGACAGTGCTCAAGGATTAGATGCTTTACAGAATAGGCCTTTTGGGGAATTAAATAGTCAACTTCTGCCCTCCACCAGCGATGGTGGTCAAGCTGGGATTCAGGTTTCAAATCACTCAATTTCTGCGCAAAACTAG